The proteins below come from a single Metarhizium brunneum chromosome 1, complete sequence genomic window:
- the fc-sdr_0 gene encoding Short-chain dehydrogenase/reductase: protein MAQLFWGAFAQSFFIPKPVLTEDNLPDQSGKVHIVTGGYAGIGKELSTILYQHNAVIYIAGRNEEKATTAIEEIKAQNPDSRGRLEFLSLDLSDLTTIKPALEEFSAREKRLDVLVNNAGVMMCSKDAKGTQGHELQLATNCLGPFLFTKGLVPILKETALASPPGSVRVIWASSITANLLSPAGGVKLGEDDAPQTSSSQSTNYGQSKAANNFYAAEFSRRHEADGILSLAFNPGNLATELCRHLGPVELLTAKIVSHPSRLGAYTELYAGWSPDIKMEDGGMFVIPWGRRGNDILRNDLREAIEESETNEKSIPRRLWEWSDRETAQYA from the coding sequence atggcccaaCTATTCTGGGGTGCCTTTGCCCAGTCGTTCTTCATCCCAAAGCCAGTTCTTACAGAAGATAACCTGCCTGACCAAAGTGGCAAAGTACATATAGTAACGGGAGGGTATGCTGGCATTGGGAAGGAGCTGAGCACTATTCTCTATCAGCATAATGCCGTCATTTATATTGCTGGAAGAAATGAGGAAAAGGCAACGACTGCCATTGAAGAAATCAAGGCGCAAAACCCAGACTCCAGGGGCAGACTTGAATTCTTATCGCTAGATCTCTCTGACTTGACCACTATCAAGCCAGCCTTGGAGGAATTCTCTGCACGAGAGAAGCGACTCGACGTACTGGTCAACAACGCTGGAGTCATGATGTGCTCCAAGGATGCCAAGGGGACGCAAGGCCATGAGCTTCAACTGGCTACCAACTGCTTAGGGCCATTTCTCTTCACCAAGGGTCTCGTTCCCATCTTGAAAGAGACGGCTCTCGCCAGCCCACCAGGCTCAGTGCGCGTCATCTGGGCCAGCTCCATCACCGCCAATCTGCTGTCAccggccggcggcgtcaagCTTGGTGAGGACGATGCACCACAGACTTCTTCATCGCAGTCCACGAATTATGGCCAATCCAAAGCCGCCAATAACTTCTACGCCGCCGAGTTCAGTAGGCGACATGAAGCGGATGGTATTTTGAGCCTCGCCTTCAACCCAGGGAACCTTGCGACCGAGCTGTGCCGCCATCTTGGGCCTGTCGAATTATTGACCGCCAAGATAGTTAGCCACCCATCTCGTCTCGGTGCATACACAGAACTATATGCCGGTTGGAGCCCTGATATCAAGATGGAGGATGGTGGCATGTTTGTGATTCCGTGGGGTAGACGGGGCAACGACATTCTACGAAACGATTTGCGAGAGGCAATCGAGGAGTCTGAAACCAATGAGAAGTCTATACCTAGACGACTTTGGGAATGGAGTGACAGGGAAACTGCGCAGTACGCGTAG